A genomic window from Camelina sativa cultivar DH55 chromosome 2, Cs, whole genome shotgun sequence includes:
- the LOC109126886 gene encoding uncharacterized protein LOC109126886 — MGDEREVRVSEAAAQDAMMEDIGDRGRPPGDPPDAPKVWVEKVTGTAGGGRLCPHMVLDDEFVESRLQLEFPNGPGGEPVITIGKEVLDVMKGLWKQCMIVKVLGRNVGISVLNRKLKELWNPKGSLYVIDLPRGFFMVRFEREEEYLAALTGGPWRVFGSYLLVQAWSPDFDPLCDNIVTTPVWIRLSNLPVHYYHRAILMGIARGIGNPIRVDLNTMNFERARFARVCVAVDLSQPLKGTVQVNGERYYVSYEGLTNICSSCGIYGHLVHHCPTREVVQQLEIVAPTVPTAVRATLPEENGFVEVRRSRKSAPSPATAVESSVRKGAEPNLGRNLRDISGAKNKENVVITNQFALLEEDTGSEDPKRNAISSEANKENVDLLSQQNKGKSAVQGNGQGAFSFGASNNRAQKAFQKEGRVGGSKGADVKGQRPKQVKQIRPTYGLIFGPTKGDMELSTSWKRQRGELDVSGRPGGIFIPERQLIQEVRQQELNHESRGSHSMEKETTALDQAESGLSATAMETVSAVLNGEVEIVKTASQFIHARMKKDGETIHLIAVYAAPTVSRRSGLWAELKEEVSEINRPVLIGGDFNTIVRLDERSGGSGGLSQDSVLFGQWINDLSLIDMGFRGGQFTWKRGREQRTFVAKRLDRVLCCAEARLRWQEATVTHLPFFSSDHAPLYVQLSPEVRGDPRRRPFRFEAAWLQHESFKDLLVSSWDNTVSTPRALQTMKEKLRKWNIEVFGDVQRKKEKLMTDITDVQAQLDILQTNALLTKEAGLIKEFEVVLEQEEMIWFQKSREKFIALGDRNTKYFHTSTVVRRRRNRIEMLKGDDGAWISDTKALEELAIAYYKRLYSMEDVDLVVGKLPQGGFFESGELPADLNDALLVLIGKVAKPERALVMRLKRVISLLIGPAQSSFIPGRLSTDNIVIVQEAEDTLRAACLPDKWVGWIMQCVTGPSMTLLWNGEQTEAFKPERGIRQGDPLSPYLFVLCMERLCHLIDRSVGIKDWKPVCLSRGGPLLSHVLFADDLILFAEASVSQIRVIRGVLERFCAASGQKVSLEKSKIFFSGNVSREHRQQISSESGIQMTCDLGKYLGMPILHKRINKNTFGEVLERANSRLAGWKGRIMSLAGRITLTKAVLSSLPVHTMSTILLPKSTLSALDKISRNFIWNSTAEKRKQHLVSWKQLCLPKGEGGIGIRAAEPMNKALVAKIGWRVLFDVSSLWARVVRSKYKIGDASWFIAKSSWSSTWRSVGVGLREVVIPGLGWVLGDGVMIKFWKDKWMGDFSLYDRRIGDPPVELQQVRIRDLWHDGVGWDFPRFEQYLPDFVCLNLRSVIVDTDTGSKDRISWKASLDGRFSVKSAYEALTRNTVPRQNMDILYGMVWRSAVPERVRVFLWMVVKQVIMTNVERHRRHLSDSGVCIVCKAGEETIIHILRDCPAISGVWMRIIPPRHQSLFFHQSLLEWVFTNLSNNQELFGVPWSTLFGMIVWWGWKWRCGNVFGEVGKCRDRVRFVKEISQTVHNAHLVTKGVSRAVGREIRLISWQAPDVDGSD, encoded by the exons atgggtgACGAGAGAGAAGTTAGGGTTTCGGAGGCTGCTGCACAGGATGCGATGATGGAGGATATTGGAGATAGGGGAAGGCCACCGGGGGATCCACCGGATGCTCCGAAGGTTTGGGTTGAGAAGGTGACTGGCACAGCTGGTGGGGGTCGGTTGTGTCCACATATGGTGCTGGATGATGAGTTTGTGGAATCAAGGTTGCAACTTGAGTTTCCGAATGGGCCTGGAGGAGAACCGGTTATTACTATTGGGAAGGAGGTCTTGGACGTGATGAAGGGCTTATGGAAGCAGTGTATGATTGTGAAGGTGCTAGGTAGGAACGTGGGGATTTCGGTCCTAAACCGGAAACTGAAAGAGTTGTGGAATCCGAAGGGGAGTTTGTATGTGATCGATCTGCCGAGGGGGTTTTTCATGGTCCGGTTCGAACGGGAGGAGGAGTATTTGGCGGCTCTGACGGGTGGTCCATGGAGAGTGTTTGGTAGTTATTTGTTGGTGCAGGCATGGTCCCCGGATTTTGACCCATTATGTGATAATATTGTGACGACGCCGGTGTGGATTCGGTTGTCAAACCTTCCGGTGCACTACTATCACCGTGCAATTCTGATGGGAATTGCACGAGGGATAGGGAACCCTATTCGGGTTGATCTTAACACGATGAATTTTGAAAGAGCTCGGTTTGCGCGTGTATGTGTGGCTGTGGATTTGTCTCAACCTCTGAAAGGGACAGTCCAAGTGAACGGTGAGCGTTATTATGTGTCTTATGAGGGTTTAACCAACATCTGTTCGAGTTGTGGAATCTATGGCCATCTTGTGCACCATTGTCCAACGAGGGAGGTAGTGCAACAACTGGAGATCGTTGCTCCGACTGTTCCGACAGCTGTGCGAGCCACACTCCCGGAGGAGAATGGATTTGTTGAAGTTCGGAGAAGTAGAAAGTCTGCGCCATCGCCAGCAACGGCGGTTGAGTCCTCGGTACGCAAAGGAGCGGAACCAAATCTTGGGCGAAATCTTCGGGATATCTCTGGTgctaaaaataaggaaaatgtgGTGATTACGAATCAATTTGCCTTGTTGGAGGAAGATACGGGATCTGAAGATCCGAAGCGGAACGCGATATCATCGGAGGCTAATAAGGAAAATGTCGACCTCTTAAGTCAACAGAATAAAGGGAAGAGTGCGGTACAAGGTAATGGTCAAGGGGCTTTCAGTTTTGGGGCCAGTAATAATCGGGCCCAGAAGGCTTTTCAAAAGGAGGGAAGGGTCGGAGGTAGTAAAGGTGCTGATGTGAAGGGGCAAAGGCCCAAACAAGTTAAACAGATCAGGCCGACCTATGGGCTGATTTTCGGCCCAACGAAAGGGGATATGGAGCTATCGACTTCTTGGAAGCGTCAGAGAGGAGAACTCGATGTTTCTGGTAGGCCTGGGGGTATCTTTATACCGGAAAGACAACTAATTCAGGAGGTTCGACAGCAGGAGTTGAATCATGAGTCGAGGGGAAGTCATTCGATGGAGAAGGAGACGACTGCACTGGATCAGGCTGAGAGTGGTCTTTCGGCCACGGCGATGGAGACGGTCTCGGCGGTGCTTAACG GGGAGGTTGAAATTGTGAAGACTGCTTCTCAGTTTATTCATGctaggatgaagaaggatgggGAAACCATACACTTAATTGCTGTCTACGCTGCACCCACTGTCAGTAGGAGAAGTGGTCTCTGGGCAGAGCTAAAGGAGGAGGTGAGTGAAATTAACAGACCGGTGTTGATTGGTGGAGATTTTAACACCATTGTTCGTCTTGATGAAAGGTCGGGTGGCAGTGGCGGTCTTTCACAGgattctgttttgtttggtcAATGGATAAATGACCTCTCTCTGATAGACATGGGATTTCGGGGAGGACAATTCACCTGGAAGAGAGGCAGAGAGCAGAGAACTTTTGTTGCTAAAAGACTGGACCGAGTGTTATGTTGTGCGGAGGCAAGGCTCCGATGGCAAGAAGCGACGGTCACTCatcttcctttcttttcttccgATCACGCGCCCTTATATGTCCAACTCTCACCGGAGGTGCGAGGGGATCCTAGGAGACGTCCGTTTCGTTTTGAAGCGGCATGGCTGCAACATGAAAGCTTCAAAGATTTGCTAGTGTCTTCATGGGATAATACGGTTTCCACACCACGAGCCTTGCAGACTATGAAGGAGAAGCTGAGGAAGTGGAATATAGAAGTGTTTGGGGATGTGCAGAGGAAAAAGGAGAAGCTAATGACAGACATTACGGACGTTCAGGCTCAGCTGGATATTCTACAAACAAATGCTTTGCTAACGAAAGAAGCAGGGTTGATTAAAGAGTTTGAAGTGGTTTTGGAACAGGAGGAGATGATTTGGTTCcaaaaatcaagagaaaaaTTTATCGCCCTTGGAGACCGTAACACAAAGTATTTCCATACTTCTACTGTGGTACGCCGTCGACGAAACCGGATCGAAATGCTCAAAGGAGATGATGGAGCTTGGATATCCGATACTAAAGCATTGGAGGAGCTAGCCATTGCGTATTATAAAAGATTATACTCGATGGAGGATGTGGATCTGGTTGTGGGAAAGCTACCACAAGGGGG GTTTTTCGAATCAGGGGAACTACCGGCGGATCTGAATGATGCACTATTGGTACTTATTGGGAAGGTTGCCAAGCCAGAAAGG GCGTTGGTGATGCGGTTAAAACGAGTCATATCTCTCTTGATTGGACCAGCTCAATCAAGCTTTATCCCGGGAAGACTGAGTACAGATAATATAGTGATTGTACAAGAAGCG GAGGATACATTGCGAGCAGCATGTCTCCCAGATAAGTGGGTTGGTTGGATCATGCAGTGCGTTACAGGTCCTTCGATGACTCTACTTTGGAACGGGGAACAAACGGAAGCTTTCAAGCCAGAGAGAGGGATCCGGCAAGGAGATCCCTTGTCTCCATATTTGTTTGTTCTATGTATGGAGAGGTTGTGTCATTTAATCGATAGATCAGTGGGGATTAAAGATTGGAAACCGGTGTGTCTCTCCAGAGGTGGACCGCTCTTATCACATGTATTGTTTGCGGATGACTTAATCTTGTTTGCGGAAGCCTCAGTGAGCCAAATCAGAGTGATACGAGGTGTACTTGAAAGATTTTGTGCGGCTTCGGGTCAGAAGGTTAGTCtcgaaaaatcaaagatttttttctctGGGAATGTGAGTCGGGAGCATCGCCAGCAGATCAGTTCGGAGAGTGGAATACAGATGACCTGTGACCTTGGGAAGTATTTGGGGATGCCGATTCTTCATAAGAGAATCAATAAGAATACGTTTGGTGAAGTCTTGGAAAGAGCAAATTCTAGGTTAGCTGGTTGGAAAGGCCGCATCATGAGCTTGGCTGGCCGAATCACTCTAACTAAAGCTGTTCTCTCGTCCCTACCGGTCCATACAATGAGTACCATCTTGCTTCCCAAGTCTACCTTGAGTGCCCTGGACAAAATCTCAAGGAATTTCATTTGGAATAGCACGGCAGAAAAGAGGAAACAGCATCTAGTTTCCTGGAAACAGTTATGTCTACCAAAAGGGGAAGGAGGGATAGGTATTCGGGCTGCGGAACCCATGAATAAGGCGTTGGTTGCAAAAATTGGATGGAGGGTTCTCTTTGACGTATCGAGTCTCTGGGCTCGGGTTGTGAGAAGTAAGTACAAGATAGGTGATGCATCTTGGTTTATAGCAAAGAGCAGTTGGTCTTCAACCTGGAGAAGTGTTGGGGTAGGCTTAAGAGAAGTGGTGATCCCGGGTCTCGGTTGGGTCCTTGGGGATGGAGTTATGATCAAATTCTGGAAGGATAAGTGGATGGGGGATTTCTCTTTGTATGATAGGCGGATAGGAGATCCTCCAGTTGAACTCCAACAGGTTCGGATTCGGGATTTATGGCATGATGGTGTTGGTTGGGACTTCCCGCGTTTTGAACAATATCTTCCAGACTTCGTGTGCTTGAACCTCAGGTCAGTTATTGTTGATACTGATACGGGGTCTAAGGACAGAATCTCGTGGAAAGCTAGTTTGGATGGGCGATTCTCAGTGAAATCGGCATATGAAGCTCTGACTAGAAACACGGTTCCAAGACAGAATATGGACATTTTATACGGTATGGTTTGGCGTAGTGCGGTACCAGAAAGAGTAAGGGTTTTTCTTTGGATGGTGGTTAAGCAAGTTATTATGACAAATGTGGAAAGGCACAGACGGCACTTAAGTGATTCTGGGGTCTGCATAGTGTGCAAAGCAGGGGAGGAAACGATCATACATATTCTTCGAGATTGCCCTGCGATCTCAGGGGTCTGGATGCGGATTATACCACCTCGTCACCAATCTCTGTTCTTTCATCAAAGTTTATTAGAATGGGTGTTCACTAATTTGTCTAATAATCAGGAGTTGTTTGGAGTGCCATGGTCTACGCTGTTTGGTATGATCGTATGGTGGGGCTGGAAGTGGAGATGTGGTAACGTTTTCGGGGAAGTTGGTAAGTGTAGGGATCGAGTGCGGTTTGTGAAGGAGATCTCTCAGACAGTGCACAATGCACACTTGGTTACCAAAGGTGTATCTCGTGCGGTGGGTCGAGAAATAAGACTGATCTCGTGGCAGGCTCCGGATGTCGATGGGTCCGATTGA